A genomic stretch from Mycobacterium malmoense includes:
- a CDS encoding TetR/AcrR family transcriptional regulator yields the protein MYSSGRDRLLAAALKLFAAKGYAATSVADIQRASGLAPGSGALYKHFGSKRELLEAAVAHRIDSIVAAREEYDAGEPSGVEQAVRTAGRLIWDNLKQGEELLKVMLREPDELGDLDEKTWQVITDNAYQRFADELAASNRSGRTHIPDPEATAAVAIASLSYAATLQALTGRLPGNVDEDRYFEAWVNQTLSVLAHYRNPENH from the coding sequence GTGTACTCATCGGGGCGCGATCGGCTGCTTGCGGCGGCGTTGAAGCTGTTTGCCGCCAAGGGGTACGCGGCGACGTCGGTGGCCGACATCCAGCGAGCGTCCGGCCTGGCGCCCGGGTCGGGGGCGCTCTACAAGCATTTCGGTTCCAAGCGTGAGCTGTTGGAGGCCGCCGTTGCGCACCGGATCGACAGCATCGTGGCCGCTCGGGAGGAGTACGACGCCGGCGAGCCGAGCGGTGTCGAGCAGGCGGTTCGCACCGCGGGCCGGCTGATCTGGGACAACCTGAAGCAGGGCGAGGAATTGCTCAAGGTCATGCTGCGCGAGCCCGACGAGCTCGGCGACCTCGACGAGAAGACGTGGCAGGTCATCACCGACAACGCCTATCAGCGCTTCGCCGACGAGCTGGCCGCGTCCAATCGTTCCGGCCGCACCCACATTCCCGATCCGGAGGCGACCGCGGCCGTGGCAATCGCGTCGTTGTCTTATGCCGCGACGCTGCAAGCGCTGACCGGCCGCCTGCCCGGCAACGTCGACGAAGACCGCTACTTCGAGGCGTGGGTCAACCAGACGCTCAGCGTCCTCGCGCACTACCGGAACCCCGAAAACCATTGA
- a CDS encoding acyl-CoA dehydrogenase family protein, giving the protein MTFSLQLTDDVIEVRDWVHKFAVEVIRPAASEWDEREETPWPVIQEAAKVGLYSPDFFAQQATEPTGLGMLAAFEEMFWGDAGIALSIMGTGLAAAALAGNGTPEQLGRWLPEMFGTPGDPKLGAFCSSEPDAGSDVGAIRTRARYDEAAGEWILNGTKTWATNGGIANLHIVVASVYPELGTRGQATFVVPSGTKGLAQGQKFKKHGIRASHTAEVVLDNVRLPEDFILGGREKFEARIARAKSGASLGGQAAMKTFERTRPTVGAMAVGVARAAYEYALDYACQREQFGRKIGEFQAVAFKLADMKSRIDAARLLVWRAGWMARNNQSFDSAEGSMAKLVASETAVYVTDEAIQILGGNGYTRDYPVERMHRDAKIFTIFEGTSEIQRLVISRALTGLPIR; this is encoded by the coding sequence GTGACGTTTTCACTGCAACTGACCGACGACGTGATCGAGGTGCGCGATTGGGTGCACAAGTTCGCGGTCGAGGTCATCCGTCCCGCCGCGTCGGAATGGGATGAGCGAGAGGAGACTCCGTGGCCCGTGATCCAGGAGGCCGCCAAGGTGGGTCTGTACTCGCCCGATTTTTTCGCGCAACAGGCCACGGAGCCGACGGGACTGGGCATGCTTGCCGCGTTCGAGGAGATGTTCTGGGGTGACGCCGGTATCGCGCTGTCCATCATGGGCACCGGGCTGGCCGCAGCGGCGTTGGCGGGCAACGGGACTCCCGAACAGTTAGGCCGCTGGCTTCCGGAGATGTTTGGTACGCCCGGCGACCCCAAGCTCGGCGCGTTCTGTTCGTCCGAGCCCGACGCGGGTTCTGATGTCGGGGCGATCCGCACGCGTGCGCGCTATGACGAAGCCGCCGGTGAATGGATTCTCAACGGCACCAAGACCTGGGCGACCAACGGCGGTATCGCCAACCTGCACATCGTGGTGGCATCGGTCTATCCCGAGCTCGGCACCCGCGGCCAGGCCACGTTCGTCGTCCCCTCGGGCACCAAGGGTCTGGCTCAGGGGCAGAAATTCAAGAAGCACGGGATCCGCGCGTCGCACACCGCCGAGGTGGTCCTCGACAACGTCCGCCTGCCCGAGGACTTCATTCTCGGCGGCCGCGAAAAGTTCGAAGCGCGCATCGCTCGCGCGAAATCCGGGGCCTCCCTGGGTGGTCAGGCGGCGATGAAAACCTTCGAGCGCACCCGGCCCACGGTCGGCGCGATGGCCGTCGGGGTGGCCCGCGCCGCCTACGAATACGCCCTCGACTATGCCTGCCAGCGTGAGCAATTCGGTCGCAAGATTGGCGAATTCCAGGCCGTGGCGTTCAAGCTGGCGGACATGAAAAGCCGCATCGACGCGGCCCGCCTGCTGGTGTGGCGGGCCGGCTGGATGGCGCGCAACAACCAGAGCTTCGACTCGGCCGAGGGCTCGATGGCCAAGCTGGTGGCCAGCGAAACCGCCGTCTACGTCACCGACGAGGCCATCCAGATCCTGGGCGGCAACGGGTATACCCGCGACTACCCCGTGGAGCGAATGCACCGGGACGCGAAGATCTTCACGATCTTCGAGGGAACCAGCGAGATTCAGCGCCTGGTGATTTCGCGGGCGCTGACCGGCCTGCCCATCCGTTAG